The Etheostoma cragini isolate CJK2018 chromosome 15, CSU_Ecrag_1.0, whole genome shotgun sequence genome window below encodes:
- the s1pr2 gene encoding sphingosine 1-phosphate receptor 2: MNLHHKAAVLCHPVTMKSKYSQYYDQSLIPSYYAFVKNMTIEELAKRSEDKKQLTTLNIVIVVLCTTIILENLLVLIAVCRNKKFHTAMFFFIGNLAFSDLLAGSAYIANIFLSGPRTFHLIPVQWFIREGTAFIALAASVFSLLAIATERYIAITKVKVYGSTKTCRMFLLIGACWVTSILLGGLPIIGWNCINNLPECSTVLPLYSKKYILFVVTIFSLILLSIVILYVRIYLIVRSSHQEATNSPAYALLKTVTIVLGVFIMCWLPAFTILLLDSSCRIQFCPILSKADIFFGFATLNSALNPLIYTLRSKDMRKEFLRVLCCWGVLQSGRPADRCLVPLKSSSSLEHCSHKHEHQSTPIMQDCTSV, translated from the coding sequence ATGAATCTTCACCATAAAGCCGCTGTGCTCTGCCACCCAGTCACCATGAAGAGCAAGTATTCCCAATACTACGATCAGAGTCTGATCCCCTCCTACTATGCCTTTGTAAAGAACATGACCATCGAGGAGCTAGCTAAACGTAGTGAGGATAAAAAGCAGCTCACCACACTCAACATTGTCATCGTGGTCCTCTGCACCACCATCATCCTGGAGAATCTGCTTGTCCTCATTGCTGTCTGCCGCAACAAGAAGTTCCACACCGCCATGTTTTTCTTCATCGGCAACCTGGCATTCTCTGACCTGCTGGCAGGCTCGGCCTACATAGCCAACATTTTCCTATCAGGGCCAAGGACCTTCCACCTTATACCTGTGCAGTGGTTCATCCGGGAGGGAACGGCATTTATTGCTCTGGCAGCTTCCGTCTTCAGCTTGCTGGCGATAGCAACAGAGCGCTATATTGCTATTACCAAGGTTAAGGTGTATGGCTCCACCAAAACGTGCCGCATGTTCCTCCTGATAGGAGCTTGTTGGGTCACCTCCATCCTGCTTGGAGGACTTCCCATCATCGGCTGGAACTGCATCAATAACCTCCCTGAATGCTCAACTGTATTGCCACTCTACTCAAAGAAATACATCCTCTTTGTGGTCACCATTTTCAGCCTCATACTACTCTCCATTGTCATCCTCTATGTGAGGATCTATTTGATTGTTCGCTCCAGCCACCAGGAAGCGACAAACTCACCAGCCTATGCCCTTTTGAAAACTGTCACTATAGTGCTGGGTGTCTTCATAATGTGCTGGCTGCCTGCTTTTACCATCCTCCTCCTAGATTCGTCCTGCAGGATACAATTTTGCCCTATCCTCTCCAAAGCAGACATCTTTTTTGGCTTTGCCACGCTGAACTCGGCACTTAACCCATTGATCTACACACTGCGCAGCAAGGACATGAGAAAGGAGTTTCTGCGTGTGTTGTGCTGCTGGGGGGTGCTGCAAAGCGGGCGGCCTGCTGACCGTTGTCTGGTCCCTCTAAAGAGCTCCAGCTCTCTGGAACACTGCAGCCACAAACACGAACACCAGAGCACACCAATCATGCAAGATTGTACCAGTGTCTAA